GAAGATGTCGTCGACCACGAACGCGACCCGGTTGTTGTGCGCGATGTTGCGGTACTTCCGGCTCTGCGACATGCGGTAGCCCGCGATGTCGATCGTGCCGAGTTCCTCGTTGTAGGTGAATCCCACCGGGCTGTTCTGAGGTGTGCCGTCCGGCTGGATGGTGGCCAGTCGGCCCAGGTCGCAGGCGCGCAGGTAGGCGATTTCGTGTGGTTTGAAGGTCATGACGCCACGGTAGGACCTCAACGAGAGTTGAGGTCAAGATCAGGGGTTGATCGTCGGTTCACCGATCTGACGGCCCCACACGTAGTCGACGAAGATCGGTGAGCCGAGTTCGACGTGGTTGTACGGCGCGACCGACAGCCCGGTGTCCATCACGAGATACGGCGCGGGCCACAGCTCGCGAGTGATCTTCTGCCAGCATCCCGGACGTCCCTCGGGACCGCCCTTGGCGTTCACACGCGGCAGATTGTCCGGGTACACGTACACGTTTCCCACACCGATGCTCGACGGCGTGCCCGCGGCCGACAGCGAGTACCCGTTGTCGCCACCCAGCGCGCGGTCCAATTCCGGTGCGACGTCGTGATAGTTGCGGATCGTGCAGAAGATCATGCCGCGGTAGTCGTCGAGCAGCCTCGACGTCGGCGCCAGGTCCGCGGCCCCACGTTGCAGGTAGGGGCCGCCCCGTTCGAGCATGTCCGATCCGGTGCCCGCGAAGCCGATCGCGGCGATCAGCGCCGCGTCGACGTCACCGCGCTGGGAGTTGAGCGTGGCGGCGCCGCGCTCGGCGTTGTCGAGCCCGGTGAACAGGTCCGGGGCGCCGTCGGCATAGATCCCGGCGAGATCGGCCAGCCCGGCGACATCGCGACGCAGGGGACCCATGCGGGCATTGACATCATCGAGGATCGCGTTGCCGTCGACCAGCGCCGCGCCGAACCGGTCACCGACGCCCGTCAGCGCCTGCGCGGCCGCGCTCAGCGTCTGGTTCAGCGCGATCGGGTCGACCTGCTCGGTGATTCTCATGATGGTCTCGAACAACGTGTTGAACTCGGTGGTGACGCCGGTCGCGTCGATGGGCGTCGATGTCGACACCGGTTGCGCGCTCGGGTGTTCCGGTGAACGCAACGCGACGTACTTGTTGCCGAACACGGTCGTCGCGGTGACCGATGCCTCGACGTTGGCCGGCAGCAACGACACATAGCGGGGGTTGACGTCGAGCATCACGCGCGCCCGGATCGGAGCACCGGCCTCGGAATCGGACACGGTGTCGGCAGCGGTGGCCACCTCGGCGACACGGCCGATCGGCACGCCGTTGTAGGTCACCTTCGCGCCGGGGTCGAGGACCAGTCCGGCGCGCGCGGTCAGCAGCGTGAGCCGGGTCGTGGGGTCGAACGCACCGCGGAACGACTGGCCGACGAGCACGAGCAGCAGTGCCATGATCACCAGCGCGGCGACCCCGGCTTTTCTGTACGGCGGTTTGCGGCGCTCGACAGACACTTTGAGACACTAGGGTATGGCCAGCCGCCGTAGTGCCGATCCGGCGAAGACGCTCGAAGCGGTGTCCGCCGTTGCCGATTGGCTGCGTGACCCGCAACGCGAGGTGCCCGCGCGTCCACAACTCGCCGAAGCCGTCCGCCTCACGGCCAGGACCCTGGCGGCCGTGGCCCCTGGCGCGAGCGTCGAGGTGCGGGTGCCGCCATTCGTTGCTGTGCAGTGCATATCGGGGCCCAGACACACCCGCGGCACGCCGCCCAACGTCGTGGAGACCGATCCGCGGACCTGGCTGCTGCTCGCGACCGGGCTGCTCGACATCGCCGACGCCGGCGACGCCGTGCAGATGTCCGGTTCGCGCGCCGCCGAGGTCGCGCACTGGCTGCCCGTGGTGCGAATCGACCCGTAACACCCATCCGGCAGGCGTCAGCGGAAGTACGGGTACTCCTGAACCCAGTGAAAACCGCGGCTGCGCAGGGTGAACCCGTCGGGGTCGACCTGGTCGAGGGTGATGTGCGCCGGCCGGCCCGCCAATCGGCCATCGAGTTCCAGGTGCTGCGGATCCGGTCGTGACACGCGGAAATCGGCGACCGCGACCCCCTGCCCATCCGACACGGTGATGGTGTCGTCGCCGAACTCGGCAGGCGCGGGTACCAGGGCACCGTCCATACGCTGATACGTCAGCACGCCCGGCTCGTCGAAAACCACATGTTTCCAGCGCAGTTGATCTGTGGTCAACGGCGGCAGCGGCTTGCCGTCGACGACGAACTCACGCACCGCCCAGATGCCGTACAG
This genomic window from Mycolicibacterium goodii contains:
- a CDS encoding sterol carrier family protein; amino-acid sequence: MASRRSADPAKTLEAVSAVADWLRDPQREVPARPQLAEAVRLTARTLAAVAPGASVEVRVPPFVAVQCISGPRHTRGTPPNVVETDPRTWLLLATGLLDIADAGDAVQMSGSRAAEVAHWLPVVRIDP
- a CDS encoding PPOX class F420-dependent oxidoreductase; translation: MTFKPHEIAYLRACDLGRLATIQPDGTPQNSPVGFTYNEELGTIDIAGYRMSQSRKYRNIAHNNRVAFVVDDIFSRDPWRVRCLEIRGTAEQVVTSAAKGAAGDDLDAAIIRITPRRIISFGIDDQETPPHQLEADIRTV
- a CDS encoding MCE family protein, with the protein product MSVERRKPPYRKAGVAALVIMALLLVLVGQSFRGAFDPTTRLTLLTARAGLVLDPGAKVTYNGVPIGRVAEVATAADTVSDSEAGAPIRARVMLDVNPRYVSLLPANVEASVTATTVFGNKYVALRSPEHPSAQPVSTSTPIDATGVTTEFNTLFETIMRITEQVDPIALNQTLSAAAQALTGVGDRFGAALVDGNAILDDVNARMGPLRRDVAGLADLAGIYADGAPDLFTGLDNAERGAATLNSQRGDVDAALIAAIGFAGTGSDMLERGGPYLQRGAADLAPTSRLLDDYRGMIFCTIRNYHDVAPELDRALGGDNGYSLSAAGTPSSIGVGNVYVYPDNLPRVNAKGGPEGRPGCWQKITRELWPAPYLVMDTGLSVAPYNHVELGSPIFVDYVWGRQIGEPTINP